In Pirellulales bacterium, the following are encoded in one genomic region:
- a CDS encoding UvrD-helicase domain-containing protein, with product MSDHLNPAQREAVNTLSGPLLVLAGAGSGKTRVVTHRIAELIRHGTPPERILAVTFTNKAAAEMQQRAAALLGKRLPQRPEISTFHSLCVRVLRRQIQQLDYPQQFTICDRHEQESIARAVLREISVPNESLRPGDLLYFIGRWKTASVDPQQASSLAQTDKEHLAAAAYRRYQKTLKARGAVDFDDLLVLTQEIFARFPAARKAEAARFSQLLIDEYQDTNENQYRIVKALAAEHRNLCVVGDDDQSIYGWRGAEVAHILRFKHDWPEAKVVRLEDNYRSTAEILGLANKLILFNRTRHEKVLRAARPGGEKPRILQCQDETDEARQVVADLQSRLRAPGAQPRDFAILFRTNEQPRPFEMELRRVGLPYVLVGGMSFYDRKEVRDIVAYLKLLVAPHDESALLRVVNNPPRGIGQATVTALLAQAVRASKPLWEVLRGGRDEGRGTRDEEGAGGQRPEAREVTNDLSAAEKSKVNPATADAIRKFQAMILRYQEQLKHDAPVEVASALIQEIGYRRELARVYKDPDEEQSRWAAVEEVVNALGRYQQRSKRPRLAEFLDEIALGDREDADEKESQLARNAIALMTLHSAKGLEFPQVFLVGLEEGLLPHHRAVTDGGAAIEEERRLCYVGITRAQDRLTLSLALGRMKWGKSRPTDPSRFLFELTGQAEDRGRKPEARGRGKQNGVHEALTSGNRSRQRSK from the coding sequence ATGAGCGATCATCTCAATCCGGCGCAGCGCGAGGCGGTCAACACGCTCTCGGGCCCACTGCTCGTTCTGGCCGGGGCAGGGAGCGGCAAGACGCGCGTCGTCACCCATCGCATTGCCGAGTTGATCCGACACGGCACTCCCCCCGAACGAATCCTGGCAGTCACGTTCACGAACAAAGCGGCGGCCGAGATGCAGCAGAGGGCGGCCGCGCTGTTGGGAAAACGGCTCCCGCAGCGGCCTGAGATTTCGACCTTTCACTCGCTCTGCGTTCGCGTGCTGCGGCGGCAGATTCAGCAGCTCGACTATCCGCAGCAGTTCACGATTTGCGACCGGCATGAGCAGGAGAGCATCGCCCGAGCCGTGCTCCGCGAGATCAGCGTGCCGAACGAATCACTGCGCCCGGGGGACTTACTGTACTTCATCGGGCGCTGGAAGACGGCTTCCGTCGATCCACAGCAAGCCTCCAGCCTGGCCCAGACCGACAAAGAGCATCTCGCCGCGGCCGCCTATCGGCGTTATCAAAAGACGCTCAAAGCCCGCGGGGCCGTCGATTTCGACGACCTCTTGGTGCTCACACAGGAAATCTTCGCTCGCTTTCCCGCGGCGCGCAAAGCCGAGGCCGCGCGGTTCAGCCAATTGCTCATCGACGAGTATCAGGACACCAACGAGAATCAGTACCGCATCGTGAAGGCGCTGGCCGCCGAGCACCGCAATCTGTGCGTCGTCGGTGACGACGATCAATCGATCTACGGCTGGCGCGGCGCCGAAGTGGCGCACATCCTGCGCTTCAAGCACGATTGGCCCGAGGCGAAGGTCGTCCGCCTGGAAGACAACTATCGCTCGACCGCCGAGATTCTTGGGCTCGCCAACAAGCTGATCCTGTTCAATCGAACGCGGCACGAGAAGGTCCTCCGCGCCGCGCGACCCGGGGGCGAAAAGCCTCGCATCCTCCAGTGCCAGGACGAAACCGACGAAGCCCGGCAGGTCGTGGCCGATTTGCAAAGCCGGCTCCGCGCGCCGGGCGCTCAGCCCCGCGATTTCGCGATCCTGTTCCGCACGAACGAACAGCCCCGGCCGTTCGAGATGGAGCTGCGCCGCGTCGGGTTGCCGTATGTGCTGGTGGGGGGCATGTCGTTTTACGATCGCAAAGAGGTCCGCGACATCGTGGCTTATCTCAAGTTGCTCGTCGCGCCGCACGACGAAAGCGCGCTGTTGCGTGTGGTCAACAATCCGCCGCGCGGCATCGGGCAGGCGACAGTCACGGCGCTTTTGGCGCAAGCCGTGAGGGCGAGCAAGCCGCTGTGGGAGGTGCTGCGAGGGGGGAGGGATGAGGGGCGAGGGACGAGGGATGAGGAAGGGGCCGGAGGCCAGAGGCCAGAGGCCAGAGAAGTGACGAACGACCTTTCGGCCGCGGAAAAATCGAAAGTGAATCCGGCCACCGCGGATGCGATACGGAAGTTTCAGGCGATGATCTTGAGGTATCAGGAGCAATTGAAGCACGACGCGCCGGTGGAGGTCGCTTCCGCGCTGATTCAGGAGATCGGCTATCGCCGCGAGTTGGCTCGGGTTTACAAGGATCCGGATGAGGAGCAATCGCGGTGGGCGGCGGTCGAGGAGGTGGTCAACGCGCTGGGCCGTTATCAACAGCGCTCGAAGCGGCCCCGCCTGGCCGAATTCCTCGACGAGATCGCGCTGGGCGATCGGGAGGATGCCGACGAGAAGGAGTCGCAGCTCGCCCGCAACGCCATCGCGCTGATGACATTGCACAGCGCCAAGGGCTTGGAGTTCCCGCAGGTCTTTCTAGTGGGCCTGGAAGAGGGCTTGCTGCCGCACCATCGGGCCGTGACCGACGGCGGCGCGGCGATCGAAGAAGAGCGGCGACTCTGCTACGTCGGCATCACCCGCGCACAAGACCGTTTGACCCTTTCACTCGCGCTGGGCCGCATGAAATGGGGCAAAAGCCGCCCCACCGACCCCAGCCGCTTCCTCTTCGAACTCACCGGCCAGGCGGAGGACAGAGGCCGGAAGCCGGAGGCCAGGGGTCGAGGAAAGCAGAACGGAGTCCACGAGGCCCTCACTTCGGGGAACCGAAGTCGCCAAAGGAGCAAATGA
- a CDS encoding trypsin-like peptidase domain-containing protein, translating into MATTKLTRASFVALLAAVIALMPKPLWAQEPNGLQAAAAIEGALVDAIAGSEKSVVAIARADVDDPAAQSRVTISRGPAGGGLEAGLPQVQAPRSPGDPDFIPDAYATGVIVDRHGLILTYYHVLRLKSQHYVTTPDRRVYAAHIKAADPRSDLAILEIDADNLTPIRFGDATGLKKGQIVIALGNPFSIARDGQVSASWGIVSNLSRKAPPDDPNQYSPTGKDKLYHFGTLIQTDAKLNLGTSGGALVNLRGEMIGLTTSLAATAGYEQAAGYAVPVDDTFRRVVDALKEGREVEYGYLGVTLENLKDSELAKGAHGARVEIVQGGSPAERAGLHRTDIVTHVNDQSIFDADGLMLEVGRLPVESQVQLTVRRDDREQKIHVELAKYPVRGVKVVTAPSPAWRGLRVDYATALPSDTRRLPYDRISPEGCVVITEVEKDSPAAAAQLQVGMYVTQAGGASVRTPREFQAAVAGKSGDVSLRVFAGAEVNSTEVRTVKPTAG; encoded by the coding sequence ATGGCGACAACGAAGTTGACCCGCGCGTCGTTTGTGGCGTTGCTCGCCGCCGTAATCGCGCTGATGCCGAAACCCCTTTGGGCTCAAGAACCGAACGGCCTGCAAGCTGCCGCGGCCATTGAGGGCGCTCTGGTCGATGCGATTGCCGGATCAGAGAAATCGGTCGTGGCGATCGCGCGGGCCGATGTCGACGATCCTGCGGCACAGAGCCGTGTGACGATTAGCCGCGGGCCGGCTGGCGGTGGATTGGAGGCCGGGCTGCCGCAGGTGCAGGCGCCGCGCTCGCCCGGCGATCCCGATTTCATTCCGGATGCGTATGCCACGGGCGTGATCGTCGACCGTCACGGCCTGATTTTGACCTATTACCACGTGCTGCGATTGAAGAGCCAACACTATGTCACAACGCCCGACCGCCGAGTTTATGCCGCCCACATCAAGGCGGCCGATCCGCGCAGCGACCTGGCGATTCTCGAGATCGACGCCGACAACCTCACACCGATTCGTTTCGGAGATGCGACCGGTTTGAAGAAGGGGCAGATCGTCATCGCCCTGGGCAACCCGTTTTCAATCGCTCGTGACGGGCAAGTGAGCGCCAGTTGGGGCATTGTCTCGAATCTTTCACGCAAGGCGCCACCCGACGATCCCAACCAATACAGTCCGACCGGCAAGGATAAGCTCTATCATTTCGGCACTCTGATCCAGACGGACGCCAAGCTGAATCTGGGCACCAGCGGCGGGGCGCTCGTGAATCTCCGCGGTGAGATGATTGGACTGACCACGTCGCTCGCCGCCACCGCCGGCTACGAGCAGGCCGCCGGCTACGCGGTGCCGGTCGACGACACGTTTCGCCGCGTCGTCGATGCGCTCAAGGAAGGGCGCGAGGTTGAATACGGCTATCTCGGGGTGACGCTGGAAAACCTCAAGGATTCCGAGCTTGCCAAGGGGGCGCACGGAGCGCGAGTGGAAATCGTGCAAGGGGGATCGCCGGCCGAACGCGCCGGATTGCACCGGACCGACATCGTCACCCATGTGAACGATCAGTCGATCTTCGACGCCGATGGATTGATGCTCGAGGTCGGGCGGCTACCGGTCGAGTCGCAGGTGCAATTGACCGTGCGCCGCGACGATCGGGAGCAAAAGATTCACGTCGAGCTGGCGAAATACCCGGTGCGTGGGGTCAAGGTCGTGACCGCTCCCTCGCCGGCGTGGCGCGGGCTGCGAGTCGATTACGCCACGGCGCTGCCCAGCGACACGCGCCGCTTGCCGTACGATCGCATTAGCCCCGAAGGCTGCGTGGTGATTACGGAGGTGGAAAAAGACAGCCCCGCCGCCGCCGCGCAGCTCCAAGTGGGCATGTATGTCACGCAAGCCGGCGGCGCTTCAGTGCGCACTCCCCGCGAATTCCAAGCGGCCGTGGCTGGCAAATCGGGCGACGTATCCCTGCGCGTTTTCGCCGGCGCCGAGGTGAACTCCACGGAGGTTCGCACGGTCAAGCCGACGGCCGGTTAG
- a CDS encoding alpha/beta fold hydrolase gives MQFLRGYGLTDELNGDPHKLIEKVQTIVDREPSPDSIYAIAELAYVGGAKLQKNKDPSEALDLYAAAVAHAYKFLFDPQFTQQRNPYDPEFRRACEVYNGALEAALRIARDRGGLQPGASHTTNLAGQVWELQTVVRNSHWPDEDFGSVKFVSDYEIKGLVNHYHTYGLGVPLIVVRKGVAHNDPADPYYAPGLAYPMTAFLRIEPDVVSGDGGSAKHHRAVLELYDPLTSTEVACGERRVPLETDLSTPLAYCLDDKSFQQLDQSTLGLLRPDSKDAKTGLYMIEPYQSYKIPVLMIHGLWSSPITWMEMFNDLRGQPELRANYQFWFYCYPTGQPFWQTAAELRQTLATMRATLDPQRQAPALDQMVLVGHSMGGLVAWLQTLDSGDEFWRLNSDKPFQLVKTETPVRDSLANTYFFNPNPSIRRVITIGTPHRGSSFSNDTTQWLGRKLISLPKALVQNEQQLRRDNPDYFGKLALIDVTTSIDSLSPRSPILPLMLTAPRAPWVAYHNIVGRLPHHDLLGRVSGDGDGVVPYESAHLDDVASEIEVAADHSELHRHPLSVLEVRRILLEQLTELRQNPYGPPRVMIASRQPPAGVPR, from the coding sequence ATGCAATTCCTTCGCGGTTACGGTTTGACCGACGAGCTGAACGGCGATCCGCACAAGCTGATCGAGAAGGTGCAAACGATCGTCGATCGTGAGCCAAGCCCCGACAGCATCTATGCGATCGCCGAGCTGGCCTACGTCGGCGGCGCGAAATTGCAGAAGAACAAGGACCCCAGCGAGGCGCTCGATCTTTACGCTGCCGCGGTGGCCCACGCGTACAAATTTCTGTTCGATCCGCAATTTACCCAGCAGCGGAATCCGTATGATCCCGAATTCCGCCGCGCTTGCGAGGTCTATAACGGCGCGCTCGAAGCGGCGCTGCGGATCGCCCGCGATCGAGGCGGCTTGCAGCCGGGCGCTTCCCACACCACGAATTTGGCCGGTCAGGTTTGGGAATTGCAAACCGTGGTGCGCAACAGCCATTGGCCCGACGAAGATTTCGGCAGCGTCAAGTTCGTTTCCGACTATGAAATCAAGGGACTGGTCAACCACTATCACACCTACGGACTCGGCGTGCCGTTGATCGTCGTCCGGAAGGGGGTCGCGCATAACGATCCGGCCGATCCGTACTACGCGCCTGGGCTGGCCTATCCGATGACGGCATTCCTGCGGATCGAGCCGGACGTCGTGTCGGGAGACGGAGGTTCGGCGAAGCACCATCGCGCCGTGCTCGAGCTTTACGATCCGCTGACGTCGACTGAGGTCGCCTGCGGCGAGCGCCGCGTACCGCTGGAGACCGACCTCAGCACGCCGCTGGCCTATTGCCTCGACGATAAGTCGTTCCAACAACTCGACCAATCGACGCTCGGCCTGCTCCGACCCGACTCGAAGGACGCCAAGACCGGTCTCTACATGATCGAGCCGTACCAGTCGTACAAGATTCCCGTGCTGATGATCCACGGTCTGTGGTCCAGCCCGATCACCTGGATGGAAATGTTCAACGATCTTCGCGGGCAGCCGGAGCTGCGAGCTAACTATCAATTCTGGTTCTATTGTTATCCGACCGGACAGCCGTTCTGGCAGACGGCCGCCGAGCTGCGCCAGACGTTGGCCACGATGCGCGCCACGCTCGACCCGCAGCGGCAGGCCCCGGCGCTCGACCAGATGGTGCTTGTCGGGCACAGCATGGGCGGGCTCGTGGCCTGGTTGCAAACGCTCGACAGCGGCGATGAATTCTGGCGTCTCAACAGCGACAAGCCGTTCCAATTGGTCAAGACCGAGACGCCCGTGCGCGATTCGCTGGCGAACACGTATTTCTTCAACCCCAATCCGTCGATCCGCCGCGTGATCACGATCGGCACGCCGCATCGCGGCAGCAGCTTTTCCAACGACACCACGCAATGGCTCGGCCGAAAGCTGATTTCGCTCCCCAAGGCACTCGTGCAGAACGAGCAACAACTGCGGCGCGACAATCCCGACTATTTCGGCAAGCTCGCGCTCATCGACGTCACTACGAGCATCGATTCGCTTTCGCCGCGCTCGCCGATCCTGCCGCTGATGCTCACGGCGCCGCGAGCGCCGTGGGTCGCGTATCACAACATCGTCGGCCGGCTGCCGCATCACGACTTGCTCGGCCGCGTGAGTGGCGACGGCGACGGAGTGGTGCCCTACGAAAGCGCGCACTTGGACGACGTGGCCTCGGAAATAGAAGTCGCGGCCGACCACTCCGAACTGCACCGCCATCCGCTCAGCGTGCTGGAAGTGCGGCGAATTCTCCTGGAGCAACTTACCGAATTGCGCCAAAATCCCTATGGCCCGCCGCGCGTGATGATCGCCTCGCGGCAGCCGCCTGCCGGTGTTCCGCGCTAA
- the recA gene encoding recombinase RecA — MEENPALKNAVAQIEKQYGEGSIMPLGTGMNGPIAGIPTGSLSLDMALGGVGVPKGRIIEIFGPESSGKTTLALHVIARAQKADGIAAFIDAEHALDPSWAKKLGVELETLLVSQPGSGEEAMHITEMLIRSNAVDVIVIDSVAALVPQKELDGDMGDSHVGLQARLMSQAMRKLTGAISKSKTCVIFINQIREKIGVMFGSPETTPGGRALKFYSSCRIDVRRIGQLKEGEEVVGQRVRAKVVKNKVAPPFRVAEFDMMHSDGISYEGDVLDLAMVQKIVVRSGTWFRYGDLQLGQGRERVRAYLREHPELTEELRTKIMESGAPAAIAAAPAADTEGDGAATE, encoded by the coding sequence ATGGAAGAGAATCCGGCGCTCAAGAACGCGGTGGCGCAGATCGAAAAGCAATACGGCGAAGGCTCGATCATGCCGCTGGGAACCGGCATGAACGGACCGATCGCGGGAATCCCCACCGGCAGCCTCTCACTCGACATGGCGCTCGGCGGCGTCGGCGTGCCCAAGGGGCGGATCATCGAGATCTTCGGCCCTGAATCGAGCGGCAAGACCACGCTCGCCCTGCACGTCATCGCGCGGGCGCAGAAGGCAGACGGAATCGCCGCCTTCATCGATGCCGAGCACGCCCTCGATCCAAGCTGGGCCAAGAAGCTGGGTGTGGAGTTGGAAACGCTGCTCGTGAGCCAGCCCGGCAGCGGTGAAGAGGCGATGCACATCACCGAAATGCTGATCCGCTCGAACGCCGTGGACGTGATCGTCATCGACTCGGTGGCGGCGCTCGTTCCGCAGAAGGAACTGGATGGCGACATGGGCGATTCGCACGTCGGCTTGCAGGCCCGGCTGATGAGCCAGGCGATGCGCAAGCTGACCGGCGCGATCTCGAAGAGCAAGACCTGCGTGATCTTCATCAACCAGATTCGCGAGAAGATCGGAGTGATGTTCGGCAGTCCGGAAACCACCCCCGGCGGCCGGGCGCTTAAGTTCTATAGCTCCTGCCGGATCGACGTGCGCCGGATCGGCCAGCTCAAGGAAGGGGAGGAAGTGGTCGGGCAGCGGGTGCGGGCGAAGGTGGTCAAAAACAAGGTCGCGCCGCCGTTCCGAGTCGCCGAATTTGACATGATGCATTCCGATGGCATCAGTTACGAAGGAGACGTGCTCGATCTGGCGATGGTGCAGAAGATCGTCGTGCGGTCCGGCACATGGTTCCGCTATGGCGATCTTCAACTTGGCCAGGGTCGCGAGCGCGTGCGGGCGTATCTCCGCGAGCATCCCGAGCTGACCGAAGAGCTGCGAACCAAGATCATGGAATCCGGCGCGCCGGCGGCGATCGCCGCGGCGCCGGCGGCAGACACGGAGGGCGACGGTGCGGCGACCGAGTGA
- a CDS encoding DUF4258 domain-containing protein, with protein sequence MKQIIWNDEAGGNVEHIEEHGLTTADFELVLEDYASRSVSRSSGLPCVFGLTDDGRYIVVVFEEVDEDSVYLVTAYEVPEP encoded by the coding sequence ATGAAACAGATCATCTGGAACGATGAGGCCGGCGGCAATGTCGAGCACATCGAGGAACACGGGCTGACGACTGCGGATTTCGAGCTAGTTCTGGAGGATTACGCGAGCCGCAGCGTAAGTAGATCATCGGGCTTGCCTTGCGTGTTCGGTCTTACCGATGACGGGCGCTACATCGTCGTGGTTTTTGAAGAGGTCGATGAGGATTCCGTTTACCTGGTGACCGCATACGAAGTGCCCGAGCCGTAG
- a CDS encoding tRNA-(ms[2]io[6]A)-hydroxylase has protein sequence MLSLKSSTSPRWFEQVAGYLDLLLIDHAHCEKKAAGTALNLIFAYVDRVELCRELSAIVTEELEHFRMVLDLLVSRGIRFRRLTPSSYGRQLNELVSKQEPRKAVDRLLVAGLIEARSCERFGLLRERLSDRTLAAFYDNLFESEARHHSTYVRLAKLFGSDELVHERLEELAAAEAEIVAHGDDEPRMHS, from the coding sequence ATGCTAAGTCTCAAGTCGAGCACCTCGCCGCGGTGGTTTGAGCAGGTTGCGGGGTATTTGGATTTGCTGCTGATCGATCATGCGCATTGCGAGAAGAAGGCGGCCGGGACGGCCTTGAACCTGATCTTCGCCTATGTCGATCGCGTGGAACTCTGCCGCGAGCTGTCGGCGATCGTCACTGAGGAACTCGAACATTTCCGAATGGTGCTCGATTTGCTCGTCAGCCGCGGGATTCGATTTCGCCGCTTGACGCCGAGCAGCTACGGTCGGCAGCTCAATGAACTCGTCTCGAAGCAGGAGCCGCGGAAGGCCGTCGATCGGCTGCTGGTTGCCGGACTGATCGAGGCCCGCTCGTGCGAACGCTTCGGCCTGCTCCGCGAGCGGCTATCCGATCGAACGCTCGCGGCATTCTACGACAATCTCTTCGAGAGCGAGGCGCGGCATCATAGCACCTACGTTCGGCTGGCCAAGCTCTTCGGATCGGATGAACTCGTTCATGAGCGGCTCGAAGAACTCGCCGCGGCGGAGGCCGAGATCGTCGCCCACGGCGACGATGAGCCGCGGATGCATAGCTAG
- the groL gene encoding chaperonin GroEL (60 kDa chaperone family; promotes refolding of misfolded polypeptides especially under stressful conditions; forms two stacked rings of heptamers to form a barrel-shaped 14mer; ends can be capped by GroES; misfolded proteins enter the barrel where they are refolded when GroES binds), protein MAKMIAFDQEARDAMRRGVSKLARAVKVTLGPKGRNVILQKSFGSPTVTKDGVTVAKEIDLEDVYENMGARMVREVASKTSDVAGDGTTTATVLAEAIFNEGLRAVVAGVNPVQMKQGIERAVSDITDKLKKMSIAIKSKKEMAQVASVAANNDTEIGELLAEAMEKVGKDGVITVDEGKSLKTEVEWVEGMQFDRGYLSPYFVTNPQTMECVLEDCYVLVYEKKISNVKELVPLLESVVNSGKPLLIVAEDIEGEALATLVINRLRGTFQVCAVKAPGYGDRRKAMLEDIGILTGGTPVFESLGIKLENLTSADLGRAKKVIIDKDNTTIIEGAGKSTDIKSRIEQIRREISNSTSDYDKEKLEERLAKLAGGVAKINVGAATESEMKERKARVEDALHATRAAVEEGILPGGGVALLRATSALKSEGLSHDESIGFNIVTRACRSPLTMIASNAGQDGSIVCEKVLDGKGNFGYNAATNVFEDLVKAGVIDPTKVTRTALQNASSVAILLLTSDALIADKPKAEGKKAGGGAGHGGDYDMY, encoded by the coding sequence ATGGCAAAGATGATTGCTTTCGATCAGGAAGCTCGCGACGCGATGCGTCGGGGCGTTTCCAAATTGGCCCGGGCCGTGAAGGTCACGCTCGGTCCCAAAGGGCGGAACGTCATTCTTCAGAAGAGCTTCGGCTCGCCGACCGTAACCAAAGACGGCGTGACCGTCGCCAAGGAAATTGATCTCGAAGACGTTTACGAAAACATGGGCGCCCGGATGGTGCGCGAAGTGGCCTCGAAGACGAGCGACGTCGCCGGCGACGGCACCACCACCGCCACCGTCCTCGCCGAAGCGATTTTCAACGAAGGGCTGCGGGCGGTCGTGGCCGGCGTAAACCCCGTGCAGATGAAGCAGGGGATCGAGCGGGCCGTCAGCGACATCACCGACAAGCTCAAGAAGATGTCGATCGCCATCAAGAGCAAGAAGGAAATGGCCCAGGTCGCCTCCGTGGCCGCCAACAACGACACGGAAATCGGCGAGCTGCTGGCCGAGGCGATGGAGAAGGTCGGCAAGGACGGCGTGATCACGGTCGATGAAGGGAAAAGCCTCAAGACCGAGGTCGAGTGGGTCGAAGGCATGCAGTTCGACCGCGGCTATCTCTCGCCATACTTCGTCACCAATCCGCAAACGATGGAGTGCGTGCTCGAAGATTGCTACGTGCTCGTCTACGAGAAGAAGATCTCGAACGTCAAGGAACTCGTGCCGTTGCTCGAATCGGTGGTGAACTCGGGCAAGCCGCTGTTGATCGTGGCCGAGGACATTGAAGGAGAAGCGCTCGCCACGCTGGTGATCAACCGGCTCCGCGGCACGTTCCAGGTTTGCGCCGTCAAGGCCCCTGGCTACGGCGACCGACGCAAGGCGATGCTCGAAGACATCGGCATCCTGACCGGCGGCACCCCGGTGTTCGAGAGCCTGGGGATCAAGCTCGAAAACCTGACCTCGGCCGATCTGGGCCGAGCGAAAAAGGTGATCATCGACAAGGACAACACGACGATCATCGAAGGGGCCGGCAAATCGACCGACATCAAGTCCCGCATCGAGCAAATCCGCCGCGAGATCAGCAATTCGACGAGCGACTACGACAAAGAGAAGCTCGAAGAGCGGCTGGCCAAGCTCGCCGGCGGCGTGGCGAAGATCAACGTCGGCGCCGCGACCGAAAGCGAGATGAAGGAAAGGAAAGCCCGCGTCGAAGACGCCCTGCACGCCACACGTGCGGCCGTCGAAGAAGGCATTCTCCCCGGCGGCGGCGTTGCTCTGTTGAGAGCGACTTCCGCGCTCAAGTCGGAAGGGCTTTCGCACGATGAATCGATCGGCTTCAATATCGTCACCCGAGCCTGCCGCTCGCCGCTGACGATGATCGCCTCGAACGCGGGCCAGGACGGCAGCATCGTTTGCGAGAAGGTGCTCGACGGCAAGGGGAACTTCGGCTACAACGCCGCGACCAACGTCTTCGAAGACCTGGTCAAGGCGGGCGTGATCGACCCCACCAAAGTCACCCGCACCGCCCTGCAAAACGCCTCCAGCGTCGCCATCCTACTCCTCACCAGTGACGCCCTAATCGCCGACAAGCCCAAGGCCGAAGGCAAGAAGGCAGGCGGCGGCGCTGGGCATGGCGGGGATTACGACATGTATTGA
- a CDS encoding helix-turn-helix transcriptional regulator has translation MAKKGFRQIVRPATDEEKRRHAVIREKIVREIPPAAGAGRKPSPPGIPSQIRAAREARGLIWYAAAKAAGIPNPNTVRDIEYGRDATLASVQALATALGLKLELTEVKT, from the coding sequence ATGGCGAAGAAAGGCTTTCGACAGATCGTGCGTCCTGCGACCGACGAGGAGAAGCGGCGGCATGCAGTAATTCGCGAGAAGATCGTGAGGGAAATCCCGCCCGCCGCGGGAGCGGGGCGCAAACCGTCTCCGCCAGGCATTCCGTCGCAGATACGGGCCGCTCGCGAGGCCCGAGGGCTGATTTGGTACGCCGCCGCAAAAGCAGCGGGAATCCCCAATCCCAATACGGTGCGCGACATAGAATATGGCCGCGATGCGACACTGGCGAGCGTTCAGGCCCTGGCGACGGCCTTGGGATTGAAGCTGGAGCTTACGGAGGTCAAGACTTGA
- a CDS encoding co-chaperone GroES, translated as MSTATKSKPQTHSKKSNLKLQPLGDRVVVEREESEGRTAGGIVLPDTAKDKPARGVVVSVGDGKLLDDGKRHPLQVKPGNRVIFSSYAGEQFKIGEQELLLMREEDILAVIE; from the coding sequence ATGTCCACGGCGACGAAGAGCAAACCTCAAACTCATTCCAAGAAGTCCAACCTCAAGCTGCAGCCGCTCGGCGACCGCGTGGTGGTCGAACGCGAAGAATCAGAAGGTCGCACCGCCGGTGGCATCGTGCTCCCAGACACCGCTAAGGACAAGCCTGCCCGCGGAGTCGTCGTTAGCGTCGGCGACGGGAAGCTGCTCGACGACGGCAAGCGGCACCCATTGCAAGTCAAGCCGGGCAACCGCGTGATCTTTTCCAGCTACGCCGGCGAGCAATTCAAAATCGGCGAGCAAGAGCTGCTCCTGATGCGCGAAGAAGACATCCTCGCCGTCATCGAGTAG